The Sebastes umbrosus isolate fSebUmb1 chromosome 23, fSebUmb1.pri, whole genome shotgun sequence genome contains a region encoding:
- the rassf8b gene encoding ras association domain-containing protein 8b: MKAMELKVWVDGVQRIVCGVTEFTTCQEVVIALAQAIGRTGRYTLIEKWRETERHLAPHENPVVSLNKWGQYASDVQLILQRTGPSVSERPTSDGQARVPERGFYRQSLPPLAKLRPSGTDRSLKRREPKRKSLTFTGGAKGLRDIFGKSRDAEAKQAQQRGVSLNLSRVGGVGVASVPGSPARELSRLVQLQRDKLQALESRLLGCEAELRDWDEAAGEADEGGNLEEELLLLEQQVRRNDGEMEEEEFWQNELQIEHESERQLRQQLVELQGRVRDGEAKLSEYLAHIQSMEGGLEQERLQQEAELTQRVNEEEVQAQLEKVRAELEMQSQHTSRLESSCRALERSLGQSSKRLQEKEQELEQLTKELRQVNLQQFIQQTGTKVTVLPAQPTGENYNEVDTGSLKRLGSSRLLPSDLRALQSAVSSSLNPEGIYV, translated from the exons GACGCACTGGCAGGTACACTTTGATCGAGAAATGGCGTGAGACAGAACGTCACCTGGCTCCGCATGAGAACCCCGTGGTGTCCCTCAACAAGTGGGGTCAGTATGCCAGCGACGTCCAGCTCATCCTCCAGCGGACCGGCCCGTCTGTTAGCGAGCGGCCCACCTCCGACGGGCAGGCTCGCGTCCCGGAGCGTGGCTTCTACCGGCAGAGCCTGCCACCTCTGGCCAAGCTCCGCCCGTCGGGGACAGACCGCTCGCTCAAACGGAGGGAACCCAAACGCAAGTCTCTGACCTTCACCGGCGGTGCCAAGGGCCTGCGGGACATATTTGGGAAAAGCAGAGATGCTGAAG CCAAACAGGCCCAGCAGCGAGGTGTGAGTCTGAACCTGAGCAGGGTCGGAGGTGTTGGAGTAGCATCTGTACCCGGGAGTCCAGCCAGAGAGCTGAGCCGGCTGGTGCAGCTGCAGAGAGACAAACTCCAGGCCCTGGAGAGCCGTCTGCTGGGCTGCGAGGCCGAGCTGCGAGACTGGGACGAAGCCGCTGGCGAGGCTGATGAA GGAGGAAActtggaggaggagctgctgcttttAGAGCAGCAGGTGAGGAGGAACGACggcgagatggaggaggaggaattcTGGCAGAACGAGCTGCAGATCGAGCACGAGAGCGAGCGGCAACTCCGGCAGCAGCTAGTCGAGCTGCAGGGCCGCGTGCGCGACGGCGAGGCCAAGCTTTCAGAGTACCTGGCACACATACAG AGCATGGAGGGAGGCCTGGAGCAGGAGCGGCTGCAGCAGGAGGCCGAGCTCACCCAGAGGGTCAATGAGGAGGAG GTGCAGGCCCAGCTGGAGAAAGTGAGGGCGGAGCTTGAAATGCAGAGCCAACACACATCGAGGCTGGAGAGCAGCTGCAGGGCGTTGGAGCGCTCACTTGGCCAGTCCAGCAAGAGATTACAG GAGAAGGAGCaggagctggagcagctgacaaaAGAGCTACGACAGGTCAACCTGCAGCAGTTCATTCAGCAGACTGGTACCAAGGTCACCGTGCTGCCTGCCCAACCTACAGGAGAAAACTACAAtg AAGTGGACACTGGTTCTCTGAAACGACTCGGCTCTTCTCGCCTCTTACCCAGCGACCTTCGCGCCCTTCAGAGCGCCGTGTCCTCCAGCCTCAACCCTGAAGGCATCTACGTTTGA